The Oncorhynchus mykiss isolate Arlee chromosome 22, USDA_OmykA_1.1, whole genome shotgun sequence sequence AACATTAACACCAGGAATGTTGCTGTTTGAATCATACTGGAACTGTATAGGCTAATAGAATATTTTGTATTGAAATAcatgtatatttttattttagaaaTGTGAACATGTAAGCAAGACAGGTTGGGTTGGCCAGGTAAGTTCACATACTGTATAATGAAAGAACCATGACAACTAAATGTAGCTTTTTATGAAATATTTAGTTTTATGATAATCCATTATTTCCATTTTCCAATATGTTCCTCTCCAACCAATGTTTGCAGATGATCATATACGTTTCTACAAAGGAATAAGTGACACATACGGTTCTAAACAAATTGGCCATGTGAAAGATGTGTTTTGGTGTTTTATTCCTCAAAGTGATTGTTtattcaatatcaaatcaaagtgcATTTGCCATTTGCACAGGATAATAAAATGCAGACTTGCAAGCTATgcaagggaaagggggatagctagtcagttgtacaattgaatgccttctgcatttaaccaacccctctgaatcagagggggggggctgccttaatcaacatccaacAGAAGGTCAACTGCCCTgctcagggacagaacaacagctttttaccttgtcagctcagggattcaatccagcaaccttttggttactggcccaacgctctaaccactaggctacctgccagggGTGGTATTTGTTCAAATGTGTAGATTTGAATGATTGATTCCAGTCTACTGTAAATGTTAGCAATATCAGAATTCAATACCTACAGTATGAAAGTGTATATCATTCCAAAGGGAAAGGCAACACCCATTACCTCAGGCAAATGGGAGGTCATCTACATTTCAAAACTCACCCAAGGCGCTATGTAAGTACAGATGCAAATCCATTTCACTTAATTAGATAACAAAATAGAGTTAACCTACTATTTATCCATCACTTTGACCACATTGTCTTTAATGTGTTTCTTATAACCCCCCCATGGATATTTCATTTCAAGTGGTTTCTCTAAATTCATGATCCTGAATACCAAATAAACCATGAAAGTATGTTCAATTGTTCATCGTTCAGACGGAGATGTTGACTCGTATGAacctgtgtttgtttgtttgtgaggGTTATGATCGGAAGGAGCCACAGGCCTCATCTGTGGCCTGTATAAGGACAGGTGTCAGTACAACTCAGCCTACTTCAGCTACGATGCCTCTTACTACCGCATGGTCTGCTATGGTCAGTTACCCCATTCCCCATTCACACCCTGAGCACTAACCCATCCGTGATCAATGCACAAAAATAACTGTGCTGGTCAATATCAATGAGTAACACAATAAGTGTCCCagataacaccctattccctatccagtgcactacttttgaccagggcctataggccACAGTCTCagttctgacctctgacctccagGTCAGTTAGTACCTGAGGTTATGTGGTGAACAATTAGCCTACGTGATGTTTTAGTGTATTGTGTTCACACTCAGGGACGATAGAGGCTCAGGTGAAGGTATGCAAAAAAGTACCACTATTATGAAAATACTCTTTGATACTCAGGTTCATGAATCTTCACCACAAACGGGCCAACTTCTGATATGACTTTTAATTGATAAAGAAGTTTTGTTTTAAAGCTCCTGGTTCTTCGTGACAACAAAGATCTTGAAGACATGATAACAAATCATTCCAAATGCCGACCATGCAGTGTGGGACCCTGAGGGTAGCAGAATTTGGTGGGACTGAAGTTTTACAGACTGGCAGATCAAATCATACCAAGCTAAATCAAATGTATCTCTATTGGCCTCATGTTTCACTACCTTTTTGCCAACAGATCTTTGGTATAAAATGATGTTACGCCCTAATTTCCCCAAAAAACGAAAAGTACCCTCTTCTAATTGATATGTAAGTACACAGGCCTAAGCATCTTACAGGATTTGCAGAGAGTTGATTATCCATTCCACTTCAATTTACTGCCTCCAGCTCCAGTACATTATATTACAATAATTGTAATTGGTCAAGTTATATACTGATTTCCCTTGCAGATATGGAGGCCCCTGTAGTCAGAAGGCAGATTATCGCTACAGACTGAACTGGGGGTTCGTACCTCTCCAGTACGGAGGGGATCATAGTGGCCAGTTTCGATGGATGGGGAAGCAGTTGCCAAGGGGACAAAATAATGCACTCCATCTACCAACGTCTTGGAACGTTGAAGGTGGATGATTAAATAACGGCCGTGGTGTAAAATGCCATTGAACTACAGAGACCTCAGTGTGTCAAGTATAACATCTGTTTAACAGTATGTAAAAACAATTTACAAGTTCAGCAATGTATTCATTTCTGATAATGCATGCAAATTGGAATACCCCAAAGTGGGCTATCTGTTGCTCTTGAAAAAGGTCTCATTAATGTAATCTGCTCTCATCGGTTTTTGATTCTGATGAGATCAACACTTGAATGACATAATGCTGTAATTCCCGTCGCCGGgaatactaaccaccggtcctgggatccatcattacgcacacctggcatccatcattacgcacacctggcatcaatcattacctcccctatatctggcactcccttaggttGTTTCCCCAGTCAGTATTGTTGATGTGTTTCATGTCTACACGCTACTTGTGTTTGTTATATTGTTCGATGTTCCGtttattattattaaactcaccacctGAACTTGCTTTCCGACTCGTATACACCCAGATCCCACGATCTCCTTTGTGGTGGAGGTGGACGCTTCAGAGGTGGGCCTGGGGGCAGTTCTGTCTCAACGACAGGGTCATCCACAGAAATTGTATCCGTGTGAATATAACTCTTAACAAACTGTCCCCCGTAGAGAGGAATTACGACGTCAGTGATTGAGAGCTCCTGGCGGTGAAGTTGGCATtagagtggagacactggctggatGGCGCCAAGGAACCATTCGGTATCCTTACCGACCATCGGAACCTGGAGTACATACAGACAGCGAGGAGGCTGAATCCGCGCCAAGCAAGATGGGCCCTTTTCTTCACAAGGTTTGACTTCACGCTGACCTATCGCCCATGTTTTAAAAAAACACCAAGGCCGATGCCTGTTCCGTCTCTACGATTCGGGAGAGGGTCCTGTCCAGAATGCACCAATAATCCCATCCTCCCGAGTCGTAGCTCCTGTGGTCTTGGACGTAGATGTGGACATTCGCCAAACTCTGGAGAGGGAGCCCACACTCACTAACTGTCCTCCTGAGCGCATCTACGTTCCCAAAGGGATAAGGGATCGGctgctgacctgggcacacacagctGTTATCACTTGACATCCAGGCATTTCTCGCACTTCCCAATCCATCTCcgagaagtactggtggcccaccttggcgcaGGACGTCACTCGTTACGTCAACTCCTGTTCCGTGTGTGCCCAAACCAAATTCCCCCAGAACGCTCCAGCAGGGAATCTCCTTCCCATGCCTCAGCGTCCATGGTCCCATCTATTCTTTGACTTTGTTACTGATCTCCCCTCTGACAGTTTCACCACCATTTTGGTGGTTGTGGATAGATTTTCAAAACCCTGTCGTTTAATCCCTCTTTCTGGTCTCCCTACGGCTATTCCAGCAGGTCTTCCGGCATTATGGCCTTCCCGGAGGACATTATCTCAAACAGTGCCCCCCATATCACATCACAGGTAGGTAGAGCCTTTATGGAGAATCTTGGGGTCACTATCAGCCACACTTCCAGGTATAGGCCTCAGtccaacgggcaggtggagaggatgaaccaggagctggggaggttcctgacGAGTCACTGTCAGGACCGGCAGGGAGAGTGGGCTCGATTCCTTCCATGGGCGGAGTATGCCCAGAACTTGCTACATCACTCCTCCACTGGGTTGACCcccttccagtgtgttctgggtttTGGAGAATCTCTCACGTGAGACTCCAGCATGTCATCCATCGTCAAAAGGAACAGGCAGACCTCACCACAGTTAGACACCCGTGTAACACCCTGGGGTCCGTGTCTGGCTTCCTACTAGGTACCTTCCACTCCGCCTGCCCGCAAGAAGCTGACCGGAGGATTAACGAGGTGACATAAAGGTTTCAGTTTCCCATTGACTTTTGTATCTCACCTTCTTGGTTCCCTAGCTGATGCTGTCCCCCACGACACTTCTCCACCCATCCTGGACATCGAGGGTGGTCCGGCCTAAGCCGTCAGATCTCTACTAAACTCGCGACGTCGTGGGGGTCAGCTCCACtatctggtggactgggaggtGTATGGCCCGGAGGAGCGGTGTTGGGTTCCGGTGAAAGACATTCTGGATCTCAACACCACATGTCCACCTTCGCCGCCCGGACCAACCCTCTCCTTGTCCTCGGGGCCGTTCCTCTGGTCGGCGTCGTCCTGCGTCTGGAGCCACGGGTGTACTGCCACATCTACTCTCACTCCTCCCCTCCGGCGTTCGATGTTGCCGgtatactaaccaccggtcctgggatcCATCATTACGAACTCTTGGCTTTACACGCACCTGCACGTCAtcaggcacacctggactccattatcTCACTTATTACCACTCCTatatctggcactcccttaggttcTTTCCCCAGTCAGTATTGTTTATGTGTTTCATGTCTATACCTGCTTGTGTTTGTTACATTGTTCAATGTTCCgcttattattaaactcaccacctGCACTTGCTTTCCGACTCCCAGCGTCTACGTTACAGGGTGCTGGAAGTGGAGTTTTTAAGTGTCGAATAGCAGTTGCCCCAGTAGCTAAGTGGGTATATTATGGTATGTATCAGGGCGTATAATCATACAACCGGTCAAATACTATAAAAACATGCATTTAGTAATGCAGAAAGTTCAAAAGGCAATGTTTGTTTCACCTTATATGAGTACAGTCACTAGCTGGATATTCCTTTCCCAGACTTGTGTATACTGAATGCTACATTAGTAAACCGGAGAAGAATGCTGAAGGTAAAGACATCCGAAACATCACAATGTCCCTCTTAGTCATCAAATAATCTATTGTATGTCAACAGTAACTGTGTctacattaaaaaatatattatattctacaGAATTCTACAGTAACAACTAGAGCACAGAATTTCAAATTAGTGGACGATCTCCTGGTTCATGGGACAGCtgctgtgtctgtatgtgtctttGTTTCAGTTAAATATTTTACATGctactcagtcactcactcacacacaatgcTGTATTCTTAATTTTGAATGTATAGAATATAGTACTCGGTATAGCCATTAACAGGTGAATGCTCCTGATCTTATTCAAAATTGGTTTTAACctgttgagtctatgggggcgctatttcattattggattaaaaaacgtgcccgttttaagcgcaatattttgtcactaAAAGATGCtggactatgcatataattgacagctttggaaagaaaacagtctaacgtttccaaaactacaaagatattatctgtgagtgccacagaactcatgctacaggcgaaaccaagatgaaacttcaaacaggaaattagcagaatttctgaagctctgttttccaatgtctccttatatggctgtgaatgcaccaggaacgagcctgcgctttctgttgtttcttcaagatgtctgcagcattgtgacgtatttgtaggcatatcattggaagattggccataagagactacattttccaggggtccgcccggtgtcctttgtctaaattggtgcgtaatcttaaattgcggtcattttctcctgggattcaggacagaaagcacacttccacgaacgatatatcatcgaagagatatgtgaaaaacaccttgaggattggttctaaacaacgtttgccatgtttcagtcgatattatggagttaatttgggaaaaagtttggcgttttgatgactggattttcgtttttttttggtagccaaacgtgacgcaccaaacggagcgatttctcctaaacaaataatctttcaggaaaaactgaacaattgctatctaacagagtctcctcattgaaaacatctgaagttcttcaaaggtaaattattttatttgaatgcttttctggtttttgtgaaaatgttgcctgctgaatgctaatgctaatgctaacgttaaatgctacgctagctagctactgttacacaaatgattgttttcctatggttgagaagcatattttgaaaatctgagatgacagtgttaacaaaaggctaagcttgagagctagcatatttatttcatttcatttgcgattttcatgaatagttaacgttgcgttatggtaatgagcttgagtctgtattcacgatcccggatccgggatggctaaggtATTTGACTGATGCAAATATTTCCTTGTTCAATAAGGTATTACAAACTGTTTGTTTTTCTTGTAGACAATGTTCTCTTCCAGCAATCTGAACAGATCTCCAAAGCCCTGGTTGACCAGCATGTTGACTTTGAGGCAATGGTAAATATTGGTTTGGGGAGGACAACCTGAGGAATGTGGTGGGGATGATGAGTTGCACTTGGAGTCCGCGTGAGGAGTGTCAAATATTCTTCATTGGTTCTGATCTACAGTTTGCCTATGTTTGATAGTCATATGGCTAACTATAGTATGTGTAATACTATTTTGGGGAGTTACTACTGTATGTTACATACAAACTATATGTTACAACTTTCATTACACACATTTGACAGTTTATAAGACATTTTGCATACCCTTCACTGAGTGGTTTGAATATGACCTAACTGTATCTATGATAtgaactacactgagtgtacaaaacattaagaacacctgctctttcattgacatagactgaccaggtgaatccaggagaaagtgaatccaggtgaacgctatgatcccttattgatgtcacatgttacattcacttcagtcagtgtagatgaaggggaggagacgggttaaagaaggatttttaagccttgagacaattgaggcatcgattgcgtatgtgtgccattcagaggatgaatggacaagacaaaaaatGGAAGTGCCTTTGAGTGGTTTATGATAGTAGATGCTGGGCGCACCTGTTTGTGTCTAGAACTGcatcgctgctgggtttttcacgctcaacagtttcccctgtATCAAGAATGCTTCACcagcagtggcgacccgtcattcaggttAGGTGGGGCAGAGctccacctgttttgagccccacctgttcagcaaaaaaaacacatatacagttccttcggaaagtattcagaccccttgacttttttcaacatttaatcctagtaaaaattccctgttttaggtcagttaggatcaccactttattttaagaatgtgaaatgtcagaataatagtagagagaatgatttatttcagcttttatttatttcatcacattctcagtgagtcagaagtttacatacactcaattagtatttggtagcattgcctttaaagtgtttaacttgggtcaaacgtttcgggaagccttctacaagcttcccacaataagttgggtgaatttcggcccattcctcctgacagagctggtgtaactgagtcaggtttgtaggcctccttgctcgcacacgctttttcagttctgctcacaaatgttctataggattgaggtcagggctttgtgatggccactccaataccttgacttcgttgtccttaagccattttgccacaactttggaagtatacttggggttattgtccatttggaagacccatttgtgaccaagctttaacttcctgactgatgtcttgggatgttgcatcaatatatccatataattttactaccttatgatgccatctattttgtgaagtgcaccagtccctcctgcagcaaaacacccccacaacatgatgttgccaaacagttatatttttgtttcatcaaaccagaggacatttctccaaaaagtaccatctttgtccccatgtgcagttgcaaaccgtggtctggATTTTTTaagacggttttggagcagtggcttcttccttgctgagcggcctttcaggttaggtcgatataggacttgttttactgtggataaagatacgtttctacctgtttcctccagcatcttcacaaggtcctttgctgttgttctgggattgatgggctttgaaatacatccacaggtccacctccaattgactcaaatgatgtcaattagcctatcagaagcttctaaagccatgacataattttctgaaattttccaagctgtttaaaggcacagtcaactatgtaaacttgtgacccactggaattgtgatacagttaagttaaataatctgtctgttaacaattgttggaaaaatgacttgtgtcatgcacaaagtagatgtcctaaacgacttgccaaaactatagtttgttaatgagaaatgtgtggattggttgaaaaacatgttttaatgactccaacctaagtgtatgtaaacttccaacttcaactgtatgtacatgtgACATATcagtttttatatttttaatacatttgcaaagcaattatctttttgtcctgaatacaaagtgttatatttggggcaaatacaaaacaacacattactgagtaccactctccatattttcaagcatagtggtggctgcatcatgttatgggtatgcttgtaatcgttaaggactgaggagtttttcaggataaaaaataaatggaatggagctaagcacaggcaaaatcctagaggaaaacctggttcagtctgctttccaccacactgggagattaattcacctttcagcagaacaatatcctaaaacacaaggccaaatataccttggagttgcttaccaagaagacagtgactgtttctgagtggcctagttacagttcgGACTTTAATTGACTTGAAAATATATGGTAAGTCTTGAAAATAGCTGTCTATCAACAAACAATTAGACAGAGCTTGGAGAATGTTGAAAAGAATaacgggcaaatgttgcacaatccaggtgtggaaagctcttagagacttacccagaaagactgacagctgtaatcactaacaaaggtgattttaacatgcattgactcagggggttgaatacttgtctAGTCAAGAtacattagtgttttatttttcatgaatTTACAAATGTTAGCATTTTTCTTCAaattgacaaaaaatgacaattaaatcaattttaattcctcattttgtggaaaaggtcaagtggtgtgaacactttctgaagacactTTATATGATTGTTCACGTGGTACGCTACATTGCCAAAAGTACGTGGAcgcctgctcgtcaaacatctcattccaaaatcatgggcattaatatgggaaggcttctgggaaggctttccactagatgttagaacattgctgcagggacttgcttccattcagccacaagagcattagtgaggtcgggcactgatgttgggtgattaggcctggctcgtagtcggcgttcctattcatcccaaaagtgttcaatggggttgaggtcagggatcttTGCAGGTCAGACacattcttccacaccgatctcaacaaaccatttctatatggacctcgcttAGTGCacagggttattgtcctgctgaaacagtaaagggtcttccccaaactgttggcaaaaattggaagcacagaatcgtctagaatgtcattgtatgctgtagcgttaagattttccttcactgaaactaaggaaGGAATtacccaaaccatgaaaaacagacaattattcctccaccaccaaactttacagtaggcactatgtattggggcaggtagtggtctcctggcatctgccaaacccagattcgccagatggtgaagtgtgaatcatcactccagagaatgcattttccATTGCGCACAGTGATTTTAGGCTGTGTGTTgcagctcggccatggaaacccatttcatgaagctcccgaagaCGAGTTaatgtgctgacattgcttcccgttctgtgagcttgcttggcctaccactttgcggctgagctgttgttgctctgcactttacaataacaacattacatttggccggggcagctctagcagtgctgaaatttgacgaactgacttattggaaaggtaTCATCCTATGATGGTAACACattaaagtcactgagctcttcagtacgggccattctactgccaacatTTGTCTATGGAaatgtcatggctgtgtgctcgattttatagacctgtcagcaacgggtggaGCTGAAATAGCTGATCCACTGATTttaatgggtgtccacatacttttggccatgtagtgtatatgagtATATACCAAGTTCACATGGTATATGATTCTTCAGTCTGGACACATTATTGATACAGACTGTGTTTTGCATGTGATCACATTAGTATTGAACAAATAAACAAATTAATATAATACTGAATTACATTGTGTTCGTTCCTTGATCACCTAAATATCTGATCAGTCTCTAAATTCCACTCAGGGATGAAATGCTGAAAGGAGGTGTTTCAATGTTTGCTTAACTCCATGTTCTTACGTTCCACAAACACTGAACCTGCAGTGCAAACCAGGCTATCTGAAAACAGATGGTAGACTGTTATATAAGTATTTGGATTTGTTGGACAGGATGAAATCATGTTTGATTTCGACACCTAAGTGACAGCTTTTACCTCTGGACAGTTCCACATTTAAACAAAGATGGACTGCAAATGTATCTAGTGCGTTGAGTCGAGTTCTGACTAATGGATTGAGAGTAACGAATGTGCCTGTGCGTCTGTGAGGAGGGTGCCACCTGAGCAGACAGTCACCCAGCTCAACTATATAAAGGCTGGCCAGACCAAGAAGGGGCCAAGAAGCAGCTCCAGGGAGCCAAAGAAAGAAAAAACCAGCAGAGATCTACCTACGCACAGCAGGCAGCCAGGCACAGACTCCCCCTTTCTCACCGACGCTCAACAGAGGGAACACAGGTGAGCAGCACCAAACCCCTACAACTCATTTTCAACCGCTGATACTTCACATCAGGAAGTTTCTCTGAATTTGTTTTTAGCAATTTCCTATTTCCACTGCTAATATCTAGGAGGTCAAAAGATGAAAGGCACCCACTCTTTCGCTGGACTTCTGCTCTTGATCATTGCTCAGAGCAGCTTGCAAATCCCGCAGGAGGACACAGAGGACAACTCCAGGTAGGAGCCTCAAACTCTGAGAAACTTTTGAACTCTGCACCAATCAGGtttagtctctctctttctctctctctctctctctctctctctctcagcatccTGTAACTACTGACTTGTCTGTTTCTGCAGCCTATTGACAGAGGACTCTATGTTCAGCGAGCCAAGGGAGCTTTCGAACACGAAGAGACATTCAGAGGGAACATTCTCTAACGACTACAGTAAATATCTCCAGTCGAGACGAGTGCAAGACTTTGTCCAGTGGCTAATGAACTCGAAGAGAAGTGGGTGAgtgtttctttctttttctcctactgtgtgtgtctgttttcctCATTCCATTTCAAAAAGCAGTAGATCATCTTCCAATATGTTCCAGCTTAACCTGAAACTGTATGAATGCAGTACTTAAGCGATAGGATGAATGAGCTATAATGAGCTATAAACAAAGACAAAAATGGCCAAAATGTTTATGACATACTGTAGCTATTTACTACATGTTGGTGTTTTACATGGTTTTACATGGTTTTACATGGTTTTACATGGTTTTCAGTTACAGCTCAGAGAAGTCTTACTATAGCAGCTTAATAATGCACAGTGAACCAATGTGTTTAACAACTGCTTATTTctcatatattattatttttatatagtTACTATCAACACTATAAAATCTCTCCATATTTTTTTCAGGGGTCCCATCAAACGACATGCAGAGGGTACCTACACCAGCGACATGAGCTCCTACCTGCAGGACCAAGCAGCCAAGGAGTTTGTGTCCTGGCTGAAGAATGGCCGAGGCAGACGAGAATAGGGCTCCTCTACTCAGCCACAGAGTCCCAGTGTCTTATTAATCAGTCCCAGTGTCTTATTAATCAGTCACAGAGTCCAAGTGTCTTATTAATCAGTCACAGAGTCCCAGTGTCTTATTGATCAGTCACAGAGTCCCAGTGTCTTATTAATCAGTCACAGAGTCCCAGTGTCTTATTAATCAGTCACAGAGTCCCAGTGTCTTATTAATCAGTCACAGAGTCCCAGTGTCTTATTAATCAGCCACAGAGTCCCAGTGTCTTATTAATCAGTCACAGAGTCCCAGTGTCTTACTAATCAGTCACAGAGTCCCAGTGTCTTATGTCTTATGAGCCCCCAGTCAAGAGAGAATGCAACTCATCCAGAATGACCCCCCTGTTCAATTTCCTGTTTAATAACCTGTTTCCTCCTTCTTCTGGCCATGCTAATAAATCCTCCGACAAGAAATTGTGTTGCTTGTCAATTGCTTTTTGTTTGTTAACATAAAATGGTGACATACTGTATTAACTAAATGCTTCACTTTCTACTTCAAGGGCAAGATTTTCAGTGTTAGGAGGGGAACAAGATCGAATGGTTAAACAATAGCCTAATTAAAAagtttgataaaaaaaaacactctCCTTCTAAAAATAACAGGTTAAAAATGTTGGTAAAACTGGACCAAAATCTGTAGCCTGTAGCTTGCTAATTTTGTTGGAGAAAAATTTTAATAAACCATTATTCTTGCCATACAAAATGTATTCAAATATCCAAAGATACactcaaaagtatgtggacgccccttcaaattgagtggatttggctatttcccgttactgacaggtgtataaaatcgagcaaacACCCATACAATCTCAGTGCTCCgttactttcaacgtggcactgccATAGGATGCCACGTTTCCAGTAAGTCAGTTTCATCAACCTTCTGCCCTGCTAGTGCTGCCCCggtaaactgtaagtgctgttattgtgaagtggaaacgtctaggagcaacggctcagccgtgaagtggtaggccacacaagctcacagagcggGAACATCgggaaatgggtttctatggacgagcagccgcacacaagcctaagatcaccatgctcaatgccaagtgtcagctggagtggtggcctgcacaaagccctggcctcaaccccattgaacacctttgggatgaattagaacgccgACTTCGAACCAGggctaatcgcccaacatcagtgcccgacctcactaatgctcttgtggctgaatggaagcaagtccgcgcagcaatgttccaatatctagtggaaagccttcccagatga is a genomic window containing:
- the LOC110501499 gene encoding pro-glucagon, with amino-acid sequence MKGTHSFAGLLLLIIAQSSLQIPQEDTEDNSSLLTEDSMFSEPRELSNTKRHSEGTFSNDYSKYLQSRRVQDFVQWLMNSKRSGGPIKRHAEGTYTSDMSSYLQDQAAKEFVSWLKNGRGRRE